CGACGAGGCCGCGGGCCGGAAGACGGGCCTCGTGCCATCTCAGGGCTCAGGCCGTGCCGTCGAAGCACTCGAGCGCGCTCGCGAACTCCTGATGCCGATGGGCCAGGTCGGCCAGGTGCTCACGGAACGCTCGGGTCTGGTCCTCTGGCTTCATCATCAGCACGACGAGGTATTCGGTGGTGTCCAGCACGGCTGCGACATCACTGCTCCTGCCTTCAGAGGCCTGGCTCCGCGCCAGAACCAGCACCCTGTGGAGGGCGGAGAGGGCGTGCGTGTGCTTGTCGGCTGCGATCATGTCTCGGTTCTCTCCCGCGCTCGATTCAGAGGGCGCGCGGCAGCACCACGCTGAAGCGCGCGCCTTCGCCCGGCTCGCCGCCCACCTCCAGCTTGCCGCCGTGCTCCTGGAGGATGCGGGCGGCGATGGCGAGCCCCAGCCCCGTGCCGCCCTCCTTGGTGGTGAAGTAGGGCTCGAAGATGCGAGCCCGGTGCTCGGGAGGAATGCCAGGGCCGGTGTCCTCCACCTCCACGATGGCGTCCGTCTCCGTGCCCTTCACGCGCACGCGCACGGAGCCGCCCTTGCCCTTCATGGCCTCCTCCGCGTTCTTCACCAGGTTCACCAGCACCTGGGTGAGCTGATCGCGATCCGCGCGCGCCACCACGCCCGTCTGGAGCGTGGGCAGCAGGGTGATGCCCTCCGGAGGCGTGGCGTAGAGGGACAGGACGTTCTGGGCCAGCTCCCCCAGGTCCACCGGGGCCAGCTGCGGCTTGGGCAGCCGGGCGAACCGGCTGAACTCGTCGACGATGCGCCGCAGCCTGTCCACCTCCTCCAGCACCACCGCGGCGCTGTCGCGGAAGAGCGTGGGGAAGCGCGCGTCCTGGGCGCTCTGCGCGGCCAGCAGCGTCTCCAGTGACATCTGGATGGGCGTGAGCGGGTTCTTGATCTCGTGCGCCAACCGCCGTGCCACCTCCTGCCATGCGGCGATGCGCTCGCTGGCCATCAGCCGCTCGGTGGTGGAGCGCAGCTCGGACGTCATGTGGTTGAAGGCGCGCACCAGCTCCTCCACCTCGCCGCTCGCCTGGGCCGTCACCTGCACGTCCCGCGCTCCCTCGGCTACCCGGCGGGCGCCCTCGGTGAGCGCCTCCACGGGCCGGGTGATGCGGCGGGCCATCAGCAGGCCCAGCAGCACCGCGAAGGCCAGTCCGAAGGCCGCCAGGAGGAGGAACGCGCCCGTGACGCCTCGTTCCGCCTCCAGCACCGCCGCGCGGCTGAAGGTGAGCCGCACCTCGGCCGCGTTGCCCAGCGGGATGACACGCTCCACCGTGGGTGCCGGTACGTTGCCTGCCTGCGCCACCACCGTCTCCCCCGAGCGCAGGGAGACCTGGGCCTGGGTGATGCGCGCCAGGTGCTGGGCCAGCCCCTCGTCCAGCAGCACCCCGCCCACCGCCCACAGCCGCAGGTCGTCCACCGGGCGCGCGACGACGAGCGCGGGCACGTCTCGCAGCCCCTCGACGCTCCGCACGCTCACGCGCACGGGGACGGGCTTGGAGGCGTTCTGCTGGGTGACGGCGAAGAGGTTCGGATCCGGGTCTCCGCGCCGCGCGGGCAGGTGACCCGAGGACAGCGTGGTGCCCTGTCCATCGAAGAGGCTGAGCACCGTGAGGCCCCGGCTCTTCATCAGCCCCGCGGCGGTGTCGGCCTGGATGGCGCGGGTGGGCGCCTCTCGAGCGTCACGGGCCAGATCCTCCATGGCCGTGCTCTCCACCAGCTCCTCCACCGCGCGCTGGGCCCGCTCGGCGGAGCGCTCCAGCGCTTCCTGGGCGGAGGTGGTGGCTCCCTCCATTCGGGCGTCGAGCTCGCGCGAGAGGGTGGCGCGCAGGCGGTTGAGCGTCAGGGGCACCACCACCGCCAGCGGCACCAGCGCCAGCAGGGCGAAGGCGAGCGCGAGCCGGGTCCTCAGTCGCATGGAACGCTCCTCACCTTTGTGTCGCGGCGGGTGACGGCTCGGCGGGCTGGAGGTACACGCCGTCGAGCACCGGCAGTCCCTGCGCGTCCAACACGAGCCCGCCCAGCTCCGGAGCCGTGCGCACGCCCAGCCCCTGCGCGTAGAGGGGCAGGATGGGCA
This DNA window, taken from Hyalangium gracile, encodes the following:
- a CDS encoding sensor histidine kinase, which produces MRLRTRLALAFALLALVPLAVVVPLTLNRLRATLSRELDARMEGATTSAQEALERSAERAQRAVEELVESTAMEDLARDAREAPTRAIQADTAAGLMKSRGLTVLSLFDGQGTTLSSGHLPARRGDPDPNLFAVTQQNASKPVPVRVSVRSVEGLRDVPALVVARPVDDLRLWAVGGVLLDEGLAQHLARITQAQVSLRSGETVVAQAGNVPAPTVERVIPLGNAAEVRLTFSRAAVLEAERGVTGAFLLLAAFGLAFAVLLGLLMARRITRPVEALTEGARRVAEGARDVQVTAQASGEVEELVRAFNHMTSELRSTTERLMASERIAAWQEVARRLAHEIKNPLTPIQMSLETLLAAQSAQDARFPTLFRDSAAVVLEEVDRLRRIVDEFSRFARLPKPQLAPVDLGELAQNVLSLYATPPEGITLLPTLQTGVVARADRDQLTQVLVNLVKNAEEAMKGKGGSVRVRVKGTETDAIVEVEDTGPGIPPEHRARIFEPYFTTKEGGTGLGLAIAARILQEHGGKLEVGGEPGEGARFSVVLPRAL